The following are encoded in a window of Amaranthus tricolor cultivar Red isolate AtriRed21 chromosome 2, ASM2621246v1, whole genome shotgun sequence genomic DNA:
- the LOC130805601 gene encoding uncharacterized protein LOC130805601 produces the protein MFILTSLVMSPPKIDSLPCRCLFEGQKFSTRIHYSLSQAAFYMKHVGLNIKSRELLMCDTLFGINENYGNIDVSLSLEEPISHSQSLIQEETETKSNQQQTLRQQPVGSKRELPVQTRKLIVQQLTSLSKEPDRRFPRGTIKTIALQHNTSRWTIARLWQSAKTSMQNGIVIDVNSRKGGRVGRKPRVFDMNLLNAVPIEKRTTIRAMATALGIGHSQVYRMMKSGNIRVHTNSIKPKLSHDHKMRRINFILSQIIPPTIDNIPKFGLMYNVVHIYEKWFYMSRATQRYYLFPWEEEEPYRCVQNKNFIGKVMFIATVARPHINSAGEVLWDGKIGIFPFTETYYAMRRSENRPAGTIQLRAITRVTRDVLRDKLITEVLPAIRSKWPANGVKDIWIQQDNAKQHILINDHAFNEEAKKDGFNIRLVCQPASSPDMNILDLELFSALQSIQFKSFPKYLNDLIKAVNDAYDTFEPKLLNYTWIQYQLCMIDAARQFLSHGIFNLNDIPQDD, from the exons ATGTTT ATTCTCACTAGCCTTGTAATGAGCCCTCCAAAG ATTGATAGTTTGCCATGTCGATGTTTATTCGAAGGGCAGAAATTCTCAACTCGAATACACTATTCACTTTCACAAGCTGCTTTCTATATGAAACATGTAGGATTGAATATCAAAAGTCGAGAGCTTTTGATGTGTGACACTCTTTTTGGAATCaa TGAGAATTATGGAAACATAGATGTCAGTTTGAGTTTAGAGGAACCCATAAGCCATAGTCAATCATTAATACAGGAGGAAACAGAAACTAAATCGAACCAACAGCAAACATTAAGACAGCAACCAGTAGGTAGTAAGAGGGAACTACCAGTTCAGACCAGAAAGTTAATTGTACAACAGTTAACTAGTTTGTCTAAAGAACCAGATAGACGTTTTCCACGGGGTACAATTAAAACAATTGCATTACAACATAACACATCTAGGTGGACAATAGCAAGGCTGTGGCAATCAGCCAAAACATCAATGCAAAATGGCATTGTAATTGATGTTAATAGTAGAAAAGGGGGAAGAGTTGGTAGGAAACCAAGAGTCTTTGACATGAATTTGCTTAATGCTGTTCCAATTGAAAAGAGGACCACAATTAGAGCAATGGCCACTGCATTAGGCATTGGTCATTCACAAGTTTATAGAATGATGAAATCCGGTAATATTAGAGTACATACAAATTCAATTAAACCAAAACTTTCTCATGACCACAAAATGAGAAGAATCAACTTCattttatcccaaataataccaCCCACTATAGATAATATACCAAAATTCGGACTTATGTATAATGTCGtgcatatatatgaaaaatggTTCTACATGAGTAGGGCAACACAGAGGTATTATTTATTCCCTTGGGAAGAGGAGGAACCATATAGATgtgtgcaaaataaaaatttcataggcaaagtgatgtttatagcaACTGTTGCAAGACCTCACATTAATTCTGCTGGTGAAGTGTTGTGGGATGGGAAAATAGGAATTTTTCCGTTTACAGAGACTTATTATGCAATGAGGAGGTCAGAAAACAGACCAGCGGGTACAATACAATTACGAGCAATAACAAGAGTTACACGCGACGTTCTACGAGACAAACTAATCACTGAAGTCCTACCAGCAATAAGATCAAAATGGCCAGCAAATGGGGTGAAAGATATTTGGATTCAACAAGATAACGCCAAGCagcatattttaataaatgatcATGCATTCAATGAAGAAGCCAAGAAAGACGGATTTAACATTAGACTAGTTTGTCAACCGGCCTCTAGTCCAGATATGAACATCTTGGATTTGGAATTGTTTAGTGCTCTGcaatcaattcaattcaagtcattccccaaataccTCAATGATCTGATCAAGGCAGTCAATGATGCGTACGACACTTTTGAACCAAAGCTTTTAAACTACACTTGGATACAATATCAACTATGCATGATAGATGCAGCACGCCAATTTTTATCTCATGGTATATTTAATCTCAATGATATTCCGCaagatgattga
- the LOC130805861 gene encoding protein EXORDIUM-like 2: MAVNYTFATISLILCFIFSLELSSAALVQQQPLVLKYHNGPLLKGRFSVNLIWYGKFTPTQRSIIVDFIQSLTSSRASQPSVSSWWKITEGYKGGASTLLVGKQILHENYPFGKNLKNSHLIGLTSKPNNGLNSIDIILTAQDVAVEGLCMRCGSHGSTGRVGPQKAYIWVGNAATQCPGQCAWPFYQPMYGPQTPPLVAPNGDIGVDGMIINLATLLAGTVTNPFSNGYFQGSSTAPLEAVSACTGIFGTGAYPGYPGSVLVDKVSGASYNANGVNGRKYLLPAMWDPKKSACATLV, translated from the coding sequence ATGGCCGTAAATTACACTTTTGCCACTATCTCTCTCATCCTCTGTTTCATTTTCTCCCTAGAACTTTCCTCTGCTGCTCTTGTTCAACAACAACCTCTTGTGCTTAAATACCACAACGGTCCACTTTTAAAGGGTAGATTTTCAGTTAATTTAATCTGGTATGGTAAATTCACACCAACACAACGATCAATCATCGTTGATTTTATCCAATCTTTGACTTCATCTCGTGCATCACAGCCGTCGGTTTCATCATGGTGGAAAATTACAGAAGGGTACAAAGGAGGAGCCAGTACTTTACTTGTAGGGAAACAAATACTTCATGAAAATTACCCTTttggaaaaaaccttaaaaattctCATTTAATTGGGCTTACTTCAAAGCCCAATAACGGCCTTAATTCTATTGATATTATCCTCACGGCCCAAGATGTGGCTGTGGAGGGATTATGCATGAGATGCGGGTCTCATGGGTCCACGGGTCGGGTCGGGCCCCAAAAGGCCTATATTTGGGTTGGTAACGCGGCAACTCAGTGTCCGGGTCAGTGTGCTTGGCCATTTTATCAACCCATGTATGGCCCACAAACCCCACCTTTAGTGGCCCCTAATGGAGATATTGGTGTTGATGGTATGATTATTAATTTGGCTACCTTGTTAGCGGGTACGGTAACAAACCCGTTTTCAAATGGGTATTTTCAAGGCTCATCAACAGCTCCACTTGAGGCAGTAAGTGCTTGTACTGGGATATTTGGTACAGGTGCTTATCCGGGTTACCCCGGATCCGTTCTCGTGGATAAGGTTAGTGGAGCAAGTTATAATGCTAATGGGGTGAATGGGAGGAAGTATTTGCTTCCTGCGATGTGGGACCCTAAAAAATCTGCTTGCGCAACACTTGTTTGA